In the genome of Bacteroidales bacterium, one region contains:
- a CDS encoding head GIN domain-containing protein — protein sequence MKIKTILLLFMASCTGFVFTGCEGLGRCIDGNEMVETETRITGSFTAISSESFFDVFIIQDSVEQVVVEAESNLLPYIQTVVDGSTLVLREQKHHCLDNNLPVRITVRVKNLEKVHLDGSGYIQGNSEFDAATFEVDLSGSGNIDLDVTAQRAEVNISGSGDIDLGAGASQIHARISGSGNITLRGETVNSDLEISGSGDIKAYGLIQQSCFVRISGSGNVYVFVDDYLDVTISGSGSVYYKGNPQIEVSISGSGDVVHG from the coding sequence ATGAAAATAAAGACGATCCTCTTGTTATTCATGGCCTCATGCACAGGCTTTGTTTTTACTGGTTGCGAGGGGCTGGGCCGCTGCATCGACGGAAATGAAATGGTTGAAACGGAAACAAGGATCACAGGGTCCTTTACTGCCATTTCCTCGGAAAGCTTCTTTGATGTTTTTATCATCCAGGACTCCGTTGAACAAGTCGTTGTGGAAGCTGAATCCAACCTGTTACCCTACATACAAACCGTGGTCGATGGATCTACCTTGGTCCTGCGTGAACAAAAACACCATTGCCTGGATAACAACCTGCCGGTCAGGATCACGGTAAGGGTGAAAAATCTTGAGAAGGTTCACCTGGATGGTTCTGGTTATATTCAGGGAAATTCAGAGTTCGATGCAGCGACGTTTGAGGTTGATCTTTCAGGCTCTGGAAACATTGACCTGGACGTCACTGCCCAGCGTGCCGAAGTGAATATAAGCGGCTCGGGAGACATTGACCTGGGCGCGGGGGCGTCTCAAATCCATGCCAGGATCTCAGGCTCCGGAAACATTACACTGCGGGGGGAAACGGTGAACTCCGACCTGGAAATATCCGGCTCAGGTGACATTAAAGCCTATGGCCTGATCCAGCAGAGCTGCTTCGTCAGGATATCGGGATCCGGAAATGTGTACGTTTTTGTCGACGATTACCTCGATGTGACGATTTCCGGGAGTGGCTCGGTCTACTACAAGGGAAACCCGCAGATTGAAGTATCCATCTCCGGATCCGGCGATGTTGTTCACGGATAG